A genomic segment from Stappia indica encodes:
- a CDS encoding tetratricopeptide repeat protein codes for MPPSPQTILDQMRKALLLQRDGKSARARPIYEKLLKQDPGNAEATSLLGLCFLEQGYPKRAVALFERAISLAPSEPRYRINLIDALEALGDTEALLAASSQAANAIPDPALLHRQARLFSRAGRLPEALAAYDAALRAAANALPDNLDMLVEFGQTLILAGKHEEAVRVLQFAVSSAPEHRLALLSLADALNQLHRGDEALELLLGRSDAFEAETDAAYRLSLANALWSTGDYARALSETDRAIALGIGGSDARLLRGKALYHLGRFPQAVKELEQALAIDPARHETAMTLGLACLASGDLARGWKLAERRVEANLKGLIQRRFSRPTWQGEPLAGKTLMIWDDQGIGDVLRSASMFAELAEQAGRLIVECHPKLVPLLARNFPQVTVRQRGHEGLNALMGGEDFDFQCAFGGLPALLRPDIAAFSATAATLSADAGRVAALQERAPLCTPRPKVGLSWTSGNRVGQRGRSYLALEDLLPLLAIEEVDFVLLDYTDRTAEIAALQERTAFTLHRWDDLDLFDDLETVAALTACMDLVISANTSVADMSGALGVPTWRFGPVTGTILLGQENPPWAPATRYLRLDPERPAADIVPQLVADLRNWLGGR; via the coding sequence ATGCCGCCCTCCCCCCAGACGATCCTGGACCAGATGCGCAAGGCGCTGCTCCTGCAGCGCGACGGAAAGTCGGCGCGCGCGCGGCCGATCTACGAAAAGCTCCTCAAGCAGGACCCCGGCAATGCCGAGGCGACCAGCCTGCTCGGCCTTTGCTTTCTCGAGCAGGGCTATCCGAAGCGCGCTGTCGCCCTCTTCGAGCGCGCCATCTCCCTTGCCCCCAGCGAACCGCGCTACCGGATCAACCTGATCGATGCGCTCGAGGCGCTTGGCGACACCGAGGCATTGCTCGCCGCCTCGTCGCAGGCCGCAAACGCGATCCCCGACCCGGCCCTGCTGCATCGCCAGGCCAGGCTCTTCAGCCGGGCGGGCCGGTTGCCGGAAGCTCTGGCCGCCTATGACGCAGCCTTGCGCGCGGCGGCCAACGCCCTTCCCGACAATCTCGACATGCTGGTGGAGTTCGGCCAGACGCTGATCCTGGCCGGCAAGCACGAGGAAGCCGTCCGCGTGCTGCAGTTCGCAGTCTCGTCCGCACCGGAGCACCGCCTCGCCCTTCTCAGCCTTGCCGATGCGCTGAACCAGCTGCACCGCGGCGATGAGGCGCTCGAGCTCCTGCTCGGCAGGTCGGATGCCTTCGAGGCAGAGACCGACGCCGCCTACCGGCTGAGCCTTGCCAATGCGCTCTGGAGCACCGGCGACTATGCCAGGGCGCTCTCCGAGACCGACCGTGCGATCGCGCTCGGCATCGGCGGCAGCGATGCGCGCCTGCTGCGCGGCAAGGCGCTCTATCATCTCGGTCGCTTCCCGCAGGCCGTCAAGGAGCTGGAGCAGGCACTGGCCATCGACCCCGCTCGCCACGAGACGGCGATGACGCTCGGCCTCGCCTGCCTTGCCAGCGGTGATCTGGCGCGCGGCTGGAAGCTCGCGGAGCGCCGCGTCGAGGCAAATCTCAAGGGACTGATCCAGCGCCGCTTCTCGCGCCCGACATGGCAGGGCGAGCCGCTTGCCGGCAAGACCCTGATGATCTGGGACGACCAGGGCATCGGCGACGTGTTGCGATCCGCATCCATGTTTGCCGAACTGGCGGAGCAGGCAGGCCGGCTGATCGTCGAATGCCATCCCAAGCTGGTGCCGCTGCTTGCACGCAATTTTCCGCAAGTGACCGTGCGCCAACGCGGCCATGAGGGCCTCAACGCCTTGATGGGCGGCGAGGACTTCGATTTCCAATGCGCCTTCGGCGGCCTGCCTGCCCTTCTGCGCCCGGACATCGCCGCTTTTTCGGCAACCGCTGCGACCCTGTCGGCGGACGCAGGGCGCGTCGCGGCCTTGCAGGAACGCGCGCCGCTCTGCACCCCGCGGCCGAAGGTCGGGCTGTCCTGGACCAGCGGCAACCGTGTCGGCCAACGCGGCCGTTCCTATCTTGCCCTGGAAGACCTGCTCCCGCTGCTCGCCATCGAGGAGGTCGATTTCGTCCTTCTCGATTATACCGACCGCACTGCGGAGATCGCGGCGCTGCAGGAGCGAACGGCCTTCACCCTGCACCGGTGGGACGATCTCGACCTGTTCGACGACCTGGAGACCGTCGCCGCGCTGACCGCCTGCATGGATCTCGTCATCTCGGCGAACACGTCCGTCGCCGACATGTCGGGAGCGCTCGGCGTTCCGACCTGGCGCTTCGGCCCGGTCACCGGAACGATCCTGCTGGGCCAGGAGAACCCGCCCTGGGCACCGGCGACACGCTACCTGCGGCTCGATCCCGAACGCCCGGCCGCCGATATCGTCCCGCAGCTCGTGGCGGACCTTCGCAACTGGCTCGGCGGCCGCTGA
- a CDS encoding acylneuraminate cytidylyltransferase family protein encodes MTCDAIVLARGGSKGIPRKNLVPVFGKPLIAWTIEAAQAAGFVRDVIVSTDSEEIADTARAFGARVPVLRPDEFATDTSPAEASLHHAIAHMCRDEKPQSVLFPQVTSPVRRKDTLADAFRHFTEGGYDSLFSARLIRNYIWRNMPEPQPLYDPHNRLMRQQIPAEDRYYRETGNFYLFRTESFEQTGCRLTGRIGFWETSDEEVVEIDEPQDIAVAELMLERLQRNLAVHPIQM; translated from the coding sequence ATGACTTGTGATGCGATCGTGCTTGCCCGCGGCGGTTCGAAGGGGATCCCGCGCAAGAACCTCGTGCCGGTGTTCGGCAAGCCGCTGATCGCCTGGACCATCGAGGCGGCGCAGGCCGCCGGCTTCGTGCGCGATGTCATCGTCTCGACCGACAGCGAGGAAATCGCCGACACCGCGCGCGCCTTCGGAGCGCGGGTGCCGGTGCTGCGTCCCGACGAGTTCGCCACCGACACCTCCCCCGCCGAAGCCTCGCTGCATCATGCGATTGCCCACATGTGCCGGGACGAGAAGCCGCAGTCGGTGCTGTTTCCGCAGGTGACCTCGCCGGTCCGGCGCAAGGACACGCTGGCCGATGCCTTCCGGCACTTCACGGAAGGCGGCTACGACTCGCTCTTTTCGGCAAGGCTCATCCGCAACTATATCTGGCGCAACATGCCGGAGCCGCAGCCGCTCTACGATCCGCACAATCGCCTGATGCGGCAGCAGATCCCGGCCGAGGACCGCTATTATCGCGAGACCGGCAACTTCTACCTGTTCCGCACGGAAAGTTTCGAGCAGACCGGATGCCGTCTGACCGGCCGCATCGGCTTCTGGGAAACCAGCGACGAGGAAGTCGTCGAGATCGACGAGCCGCAGGACATCGCCGTTGCCGAACTGATGCTGGAGCGGCTTCAGCGCAATCTCGCGGTGCATCCGATCCAGATGTAA
- a CDS encoding class I SAM-dependent methyltransferase, translated as MSSIIDRCLALYGSADYFVPYPARVAAGEYWDEKRDPDGRLRDIAAEREMRKADLAYIARAVNARAPGRVVDIGCGLGELLEQIDLRHERIGLDPSEKAVEMAAQRSGATTIRGVLEPGRFQPASCDAIVAHHVIEHVDDPVSFVRLAHEALRPGGLFVVGTPNFASAAARIFGERFRLLHDPTHVSLFTDDSLMRLLRDSGFRIASVEYPFFGTRFATQEAWERMQAPETGVSPAFWGSFVTVFAEKR; from the coding sequence GTGAGCTCGATCATCGACCGCTGCCTCGCGCTCTATGGCTCGGCGGACTATTTCGTGCCCTATCCGGCCCGTGTCGCAGCCGGTGAGTACTGGGACGAAAAGCGCGATCCGGACGGGCGGCTGCGGGACATCGCCGCCGAGCGCGAGATGCGCAAGGCGGATCTTGCCTATATCGCTAGGGCCGTGAATGCGCGCGCTCCCGGCCGGGTGGTCGACATCGGTTGCGGCCTCGGCGAGTTGCTGGAGCAGATCGACCTGCGCCACGAGCGGATCGGGCTCGATCCGTCCGAAAAGGCGGTGGAGATGGCGGCGCAGCGCAGCGGCGCCACGACGATCCGCGGCGTGCTGGAACCCGGCCGCTTTCAGCCGGCGTCCTGCGATGCCATCGTCGCGCATCATGTCATCGAGCATGTCGACGACCCGGTTTCCTTCGTCAGGCTGGCCCACGAAGCGCTTCGGCCCGGCGGGCTTTTCGTGGTCGGTACGCCCAATTTCGCCAGTGCTGCGGCGCGTATCTTCGGCGAGCGCTTCCGCTTGCTCCATGATCCGACGCATGTCAGCCTTTTTACCGACGACTCGCTGATGCGCCTGCTGCGCGACAGCGGCTTCCGGATCGCCTCGGTGGAGTATCCGTTCTTCGGGACGCGGTTTGCCACCCAGGAGGCCTGGGAGCGGATGCAGGCGCCGGAGACCGGCGTTTCGCCGGCCTTCTGGGGCTCCTTCGTGACGGTTTTTGCGGAAAAGAGATGA
- a CDS encoding polysaccharide pyruvyl transferase family protein, with the protein MRPLSALHLASFVGNLGDNAMHDGEYRTRDEDLPWTLAHRACEVRDFIHWRRRAFDETFVAEANAADIVVVGGFSLFQLWRENTSSGTYLEAGPDLFAAIRRPILFHGLGVDATRGISPVAVARTRAFLDEMLGFDHCRFSLRNDGSCDFIRDHLGAAYADAMQVVPDGGLFAAPQAWPHPGLPEGSRFIAVNLAGDMPDKRYTGVDGEDLMERFAAAIASGIEELLAADETLTCVFVPHIYSDFGPIGAVLNVLGDRLRRERVVVAGLAQGEGGWSASFDLYRRASAVIAMRYHAGLASIGFGAPVFGISTHHKIEGQFAAMGFSDRCHAFDERSDLAALFEAVARDLAAPDASRKQLAAARARERDVLKRHHEDLAVWLSSRVEGQA; encoded by the coding sequence ATGCGACCGCTTTCCGCTCTGCATCTGGCCTCCTTCGTCGGAAATCTCGGCGACAATGCCATGCATGACGGCGAGTACCGCACGAGAGACGAAGACCTTCCCTGGACGCTGGCGCATCGCGCCTGCGAGGTGCGCGACTTCATCCATTGGCGCAGACGGGCCTTCGACGAGACGTTCGTCGCGGAGGCGAACGCCGCCGACATCGTGGTCGTCGGCGGGTTCAGCCTGTTCCAGCTCTGGCGCGAGAACACGTCCTCCGGCACCTATCTGGAAGCCGGCCCCGATCTCTTTGCGGCGATCCGCCGGCCGATCCTGTTCCACGGGCTCGGCGTCGATGCGACGCGCGGCATCAGTCCCGTGGCCGTGGCGCGAACCCGGGCGTTTCTCGACGAGATGCTCGGCTTCGATCATTGCCGCTTCTCGCTGCGCAACGACGGGTCCTGCGACTTCATTCGCGACCATCTGGGCGCAGCCTATGCCGACGCCATGCAGGTGGTGCCGGACGGCGGTCTTTTCGCCGCGCCGCAGGCCTGGCCGCATCCCGGCTTGCCCGAGGGCAGCCGCTTCATTGCCGTGAACCTTGCCGGCGACATGCCGGACAAGCGCTATACGGGGGTGGATGGCGAAGACCTCATGGAGCGCTTCGCTGCCGCGATCGCATCCGGTATCGAGGAGCTTCTGGCGGCGGATGAAACGCTCACCTGCGTTTTCGTGCCTCATATCTATAGCGACTTCGGACCGATCGGAGCCGTGCTCAACGTGCTCGGCGACAGGCTGCGGCGGGAGCGTGTCGTCGTCGCCGGCCTCGCACAGGGGGAGGGGGGCTGGTCGGCCAGCTTCGATCTCTATCGCCGCGCTTCGGCCGTCATCGCCATGCGCTATCACGCGGGGCTCGCCTCCATCGGCTTCGGTGCGCCGGTCTTCGGCATTTCCACCCATCACAAGATCGAGGGCCAGTTCGCGGCGATGGGGTTTTCCGACCGCTGCCATGCCTTCGATGAACGAAGCGACCTTGCGGCGCTGTTCGAGGCGGTTGCGCGCGACCTTGCCGCCCCCGATGCGAGTCGAAAGCAGCTGGCGGCGGCGCGGGCGCGCGAACGGGACGTGCTGAAACGGCATCATGAAGATCTTGCCGTCTGGCTTTCCTCGCGCGTGGAGGGGCAGGCGTGA
- a CDS encoding N-acetylneuraminate synthase family protein, translating into MSLFTFDSCTVVAEIGINHNGSIDLALEMIRAAHRVGCDAVKFQKRTVDVVYSAEELAKPRKSPLGETNGDLKRGLEFGRKDYERIAALCGELGITWYASPWDEASVDFLVALDVPYLKIASASVTDRALLVHAARSRVPLLISTGMCNLKMVEAVVETIEDAGGEIACLYHCTSTYPALPEEINLAGISTLRERFPHLKIGYSGHEDGILPSILSIAFGAVSVERHFTLDRTMWGSDQSASIDVAQMKEMIAGIRLAEKVRGDGVIDIYARERPVMEKLRRKDTLASL; encoded by the coding sequence ATGAGCCTCTTTACATTCGACAGCTGCACTGTCGTCGCCGAGATCGGCATCAATCACAATGGCAGCATCGACCTTGCGCTGGAGATGATCCGCGCCGCCCACCGCGTCGGCTGCGATGCGGTCAAGTTCCAGAAGCGCACCGTCGACGTCGTCTACTCGGCCGAGGAGCTGGCCAAGCCGCGCAAGTCGCCGCTCGGCGAGACCAATGGCGACCTGAAGCGCGGGCTGGAATTCGGCCGCAAGGACTACGAGCGCATCGCCGCGCTGTGCGGCGAGCTCGGCATCACCTGGTACGCCTCGCCCTGGGACGAGGCGTCGGTCGACTTCCTGGTGGCGCTGGACGTGCCCTATCTGAAGATCGCCTCGGCGTCGGTCACCGACCGCGCCTTGCTGGTGCATGCGGCCCGCAGCCGCGTTCCGCTGCTGATCTCCACGGGCATGTGCAATCTCAAGATGGTGGAAGCGGTGGTGGAAACCATCGAGGACGCGGGCGGCGAGATCGCGTGCCTCTATCATTGCACCTCGACCTATCCGGCCCTGCCGGAAGAGATCAACCTTGCCGGCATCTCGACCCTGCGCGAGCGGTTTCCCCATCTCAAGATCGGTTATTCCGGCCATGAGGACGGGATCCTGCCGAGCATCCTGTCGATTGCGTTCGGCGCAGTGTCCGTGGAGCGTCACTTCACGCTCGATCGCACCATGTGGGGCTCCGATCAGTCGGCGTCCATCGACGTGGCGCAGATGAAGGAGATGATCGCCGGCATTCGTCTGGCCGAGAAGGTGCGCGGCGACGGGGTCATCGACATCTATGCCCGCGAGCGGCCGGTGATGGAGAAGCTGCGCCGCAAGGACACGTTGGCGTCGCTTTGA
- a CDS encoding flagellin translates to MSVTLSAGVRQNLLSLQKTADMMSQTQNRLATGKKVNSALDNPTNFFTSQNLNSRANELSSLLDGISNATKTLEAADNGIKGITKLVESAQSTARQALQAGGGGSGTVVESSSSISTNGLTPASGETIQDQAKRQTLSNLGFTNGDTITVQATDTDTGAVSEIEITVGTTQKADGTGAVATVQDAVDVINASGVATAEVSDAGKLKISGSDTETVNLQIGDNDGDADTATTQATSLAASLGFGTNTSVDLSSPADGDYTDAGETAVTFTNGASAGAADTFSITTTANPASNSSSRQKLVSQFNEILGQIDKLAADSSYNGVNLIDSSSSKLTVAFNEKRDAANKSELSISGKDLTSSGLGLGSVSSLSDAEANATLDKLSGALTSLRETSSTFGSNLNTVTIRKDFTKDLINTLQTGADNLVLADTNEEGANLLALQTRQSLSTTALSLSSQADQAVLRLL, encoded by the coding sequence ATGAGCGTTACTCTCTCCGCTGGCGTGCGCCAGAACCTCCTGTCGCTGCAGAAGACTGCCGACATGATGTCCCAGACGCAGAACCGGCTCGCCACGGGCAAGAAGGTCAACTCGGCCCTCGACAACCCGACCAACTTCTTCACCTCGCAGAACCTGAATTCGCGCGCCAACGAGCTGTCCAGCCTGCTCGACGGCATCTCGAATGCGACGAAGACCCTGGAAGCTGCCGACAACGGTATCAAGGGCATCACCAAGCTGGTCGAGAGCGCCCAGTCGACGGCTCGTCAGGCGCTTCAGGCCGGCGGCGGCGGTTCCGGCACCGTGGTGGAGAGCTCCTCGTCGATCTCGACCAACGGCCTGACCCCGGCCTCGGGCGAGACGATCCAGGACCAGGCCAAGCGCCAGACCCTGTCCAACCTCGGCTTCACCAACGGCGACACGATCACCGTGCAGGCGACCGACACCGACACCGGTGCCGTCTCCGAGATCGAGATCACCGTCGGCACCACCCAGAAGGCTGACGGCACGGGCGCGGTCGCGACGGTTCAGGACGCTGTCGACGTCATCAACGCCTCGGGCGTTGCAACGGCGGAAGTCAGCGATGCCGGCAAGCTGAAGATCTCCGGCTCCGACACCGAGACGGTGAACCTTCAGATCGGCGACAACGACGGCGACGCCGACACGGCGACCACGCAGGCGACCTCGCTGGCCGCGTCGCTCGGCTTCGGCACCAACACCTCGGTCGACCTGTCGAGCCCGGCGGACGGTGACTACACGGATGCCGGCGAGACGGCCGTCACCTTCACCAATGGTGCCTCTGCCGGTGCAGCCGACACCTTCTCGATCACCACCACGGCCAACCCGGCCTCGAACTCGTCCTCGCGCCAGAAGCTGGTGTCGCAGTTCAACGAGATCCTGGGCCAGATCGACAAGCTCGCTGCCGACTCGTCCTACAACGGCGTCAACCTGATCGACTCTTCGTCCTCGAAGCTGACCGTCGCCTTCAACGAGAAGCGTGACGCAGCCAACAAGTCGGAGCTGTCGATCAGCGGCAAGGACCTCACCTCCTCGGGCCTGGGCCTGGGCAGCGTGTCGAGCCTCAGCGACGCCGAGGCGAACGCCACCCTCGACAAGCTGAGCGGCGCCCTGACGTCCCTGCGCGAGACGTCGTCCACCTTCGGTTCGAACCTGAACACGGTCACGATCCGCAAGGACTTCACCAAGGACCTGATCAACACCCTGCAGACGGGCGCTGACAACCTGGTGCTGGCCGACACCAACGAGGAAGGCGCGAACCTTCTGGCCCTGCAGACCCGCCAGTCGCTGTCCACCACGGCGCTGTCGCTGTCCTCGCAGGCCGACCAGGCCGTGCTGCGTCTCCTCTAA
- a CDS encoding flagellin translates to MSDITLSAGVRQNLLTLQNTADMMATTQNRLATGKKVNSALDNPTNFFTSQSLSARAKDLTNLLDGIGNAIKTIEAADNGITAITKLVESAQSTARQALQDGSAGSGTVVESSSSISTNGLSPVAGESIQDQAKRQTLSNLGFTNGDTITLQTTNTDTGGVAQIQISVGTTQKTDGTGPVSTVQDVLDVINASGVATAEVTDAGKLKITGSDSETVNLNIGDNDGDANTATTQATSLAASLGFGTNTSIDLSSPADGDYVDAGETGVTFTNGASAGAADTFSITTQANPASNSSTRQKLVSQFNDILGQIDKLAADASFNGINLINSSSSKLTVAFNEKRDAATKSELKLQGEDLTSSGLNITKTSSLNDTEANNALDELSEALITLREAGSKFGSNLSTVQIRKDYTKAAVNTLQTGADNLVLADTNEEGANLLALQTRQQLSTTALSLSSQADQAVLRLF, encoded by the coding sequence ATGTCCGACATCACTCTCTCCGCCGGTGTGCGTCAGAACCTGCTGACGCTGCAGAACACCGCCGACATGATGGCCACCACCCAGAACCGCCTTGCCACCGGCAAGAAGGTCAACTCGGCCCTCGACAACCCGACCAACTTCTTCACCTCGCAGTCGCTGTCGGCCCGCGCCAAGGACCTGACCAACCTGCTCGACGGCATCGGCAACGCGATCAAGACGATCGAGGCCGCCGACAACGGCATCACCGCCATCACCAAGCTGGTGGAGAGCGCCCAGTCGACCGCCCGCCAGGCGCTGCAGGACGGCTCGGCCGGTTCGGGCACCGTGGTGGAAAGCTCTTCGTCGATCTCGACCAACGGCCTGTCGCCGGTGGCCGGCGAATCGATCCAGGATCAGGCCAAGCGTCAGACCCTGTCCAACCTCGGCTTCACCAACGGCGACACGATCACCCTGCAGACGACGAACACCGACACCGGTGGCGTCGCCCAGATCCAGATCTCCGTCGGCACCACCCAGAAGACGGACGGCACCGGCCCGGTCTCGACCGTTCAGGACGTCCTCGACGTGATCAACGCCTCGGGCGTTGCCACGGCTGAGGTCACCGACGCCGGCAAGCTGAAGATCACCGGCTCCGATTCGGAGACCGTCAATCTCAACATCGGCGACAACGACGGTGACGCCAACACGGCGACCACGCAGGCGACGTCGCTTGCCGCTTCGCTCGGCTTCGGCACCAACACCTCGATCGATCTGTCGAGCCCGGCGGACGGCGACTATGTCGACGCCGGCGAGACGGGCGTCACCTTCACCAACGGCGCCTCTGCCGGTGCAGCCGACACCTTCTCGATCACCACCCAGGCCAACCCGGCTTCGAACTCGTCCACCCGCCAGAAGCTGGTGTCGCAGTTCAACGACATCCTGGGCCAGATCGACAAGCTCGCTGCCGACGCCTCGTTCAACGGCATCAACCTGATCAACTCGTCGTCCTCCAAGCTGACCGTTGCCTTCAACGAGAAGCGCGATGCGGCGACGAAGTCGGAGCTGAAGCTGCAGGGCGAGGACCTCACCTCGTCGGGCCTCAACATCACCAAGACGTCGAGCCTGAACGACACCGAGGCGAACAACGCGCTCGACGAGCTCTCCGAGGCGCTGATCACCCTGCGCGAGGCCGGCTCCAAGTTCGGTTCGAACCTGTCGACGGTGCAGATCCGCAAGGACTACACCAAGGCTGCGGTGAACACGCTGCAGACCGGCGCCGACAACCTGGTGCTGGCCGACACCAACGAGGAAGGTGCGAACCTCCTCGCCCTGCAGACCCGTCAGCAGCTGTCCACCACGGCTCTGTCGCTGTCCTCGCAGGCCGATCAGGCGGTCCTGCGTCTGTTCTGA